Below is a window of Tolypothrix bouteillei VB521301 DNA.
GAGACTTAGAAGAAAATTTATCAACGTAGGTTGGGTTGAGGCTTTGCGAAACCCAACCTATTCGTCCAATGTTGACCAACAAATTTGCCACGATGTTGACCAACAACTTCGGCACAACGTTGGGTTTCGTTCCTCAACCTAACCTACTTAATAATGACTGCCTGATTTGCGATGGTGTACTGCGGTTATTCCCTCGTTATCTAGTAGCTTACCATCTTTGACAACTGCGTAAATCAGCCAGTGATCGCCGCATTCCATACGGTTTGTGACAGTACACTCCATATATGCAAGTGCATCAGTCAAAATTGAACAACCATTTTCAGCTTCTTCTGTTGCAACATCAACAAATCGGTTTTGTCCGGGAGTAAAGGGTTTTAAGAAGTGCTTCATTAAACCCAAGTGATTGCCTTCTTTTAAAACATTGAGCACGAATTTGTTGCCAGAGTGCGTCAGTGATTCCACAGCACGGTCTTTAGCTACTGCAATGGTTAACGCCGGGGGATTAAAGCTTGCTTGAGAGACCCAAGAAGCTAACATGGCACTGGAGATATCGCCTTGCTTGGCTGTCAATACGCACAGCGAGCCTACAATTCTACCAACAGCTTGTTCTGTTGTTGTAGCAGGTACACTTTGCGCTCTGACTTTTTTGGCTTTTTTGAGTGCTTGAGCAAAGTCGGTTCCTGCTTCTTCACACATTTGTAAGGTGGTATCATCTGGTTTGAACTTGACTCGGATGGTTTCAAAACCAAAACGATAACCTGCGTCCTTCAACTTATCTTCTAGGAAATCGACTGCTTCCCCACTCCAACCAAAAGAACCAAACACCCCAGCAAGTTTGTTGTTTGTTACAGTTGAGAGAACAATCCCCAAAGCTGTTTGAACTGGTGTTGGTGCATGACCGCCTAAAGTTGGGGAACCTATGACAAAACCAGATGCTTTTTCCAAAGCCATCCGGATTTCCTCTGGTTCGGCAACTTCACAATTTATTGATTCTACCCCAACACCTGCTTTGGTGATACCGCGAGCGATCGCTTGGGCTAAAGTTGCCGTATTCCCGTAAGCAGAAGCATAAATCAATGCAACAGAAGTATCCTGAGATGTTTGCTGTTGGCTCCACTGCTGGTAAGCCTTTGTCAGCTCGAGCAAGCCATAGCGTACCAAAGGACCGTGTCCGGTTGCATACACTCTCACGGGAAACTCAGAAAGTTTTTCCAACGCTGTCTCAATCTGACGGGCATGAGGAGCCATTAAGCAATCATAGTAATAGCGTCGATCTTCTTGAAATATCTCCCAACCCTCATCAAACACTTGATCGCCACAAATATGCGCTCCAAATAGCTTATCGGTATAGAGAATTTCTGTTTGTGGATCGTAAGTACAGAGTTGATCTGGATAGCGAGGGTTAGGAGTAGGAATGAATTGTAAAAGATGCCCTTTCCCTAAATCGAGAGTATCTTCCCCTCGCATAACCAGAACTGGTAAATCTGGGTTTTCCAACGCACCTCGCAAATTGATGGCTCCTGGGTTAGAACAAACAAAGGTAATTTGAGGTGCAATTTCAAGCATCGCTTTTAAAGTTGCTGCACGGTTGGGATTCACATGACCCAGAATTACGTAATCAACAGATTGCAAATCAAACCGTTTCTGCACCGCATCCAGATAAATTTCTGTGAATGTTTCACCAGGAGGATCGATAAGGGCAGTTTTATCTCCTTTGATTAAATAGGAATTAGCTGTTGTACCCTTTGCCAGCGCATATTCAATTTCAAATCTCAGGCGAGTCCAACTGCGAGAACGGAGTACAGTGGTATCTGTAGCGATGGGCAGAACTTGAACGTCACGGGGTTTTGTGGAGGTCATAGCGATTTTAGATACGTGGATTTTAGATTGGAGATTGGGGAGAGGGGGTAGACAAGGAAGAAACTTCTATCTTGTCCCCCTTGTCCCTAATTAATAGTGATTGCCAACCTTACGATGGTGGACGGCGGTAAGGGCTTCTGCTTTGCTCACCCGTCCTGCGTAAACCGTGCTGTATACAATCCAGTGATCGCCACCATCCATTCTGCTTAACACTTCGCATTCCATATATGCCAAAGCTTCTGCGAGGATGGGTGCTCCATTTTCCGCTGCTTGGGTTTTGACTCCTTCAAAACGGTCGGCTCCTGGAGCAAATCGTTTGAGGAAGTGCTTCATCAGGCGCTGGTAGTTGTTTTCTTCTAGGACGTTAAGTACAAACTTATCCCCCACTTGCATGAGTGATTCAATTGCCCTGTCTTTAGCAACTGCTATTGTGATACCTATCGGTTTGAAACTGGCTTGGCTTACCCAAGAAGCTAACATGGCACTGGATACATCACCCTTTTTCGCAGTGATAATATAAAGCCCGCCACTGATTCTCCCTAAAGCTTTGTCGAGGTCAGCACCTAAAGATTTCATCTGCTTGATGCTGCGATCGCGTGTCACCCATTGTCCCAAGTCTGTTCCAGCCTCTTCACAAAGCTTGTAGGTGTTTTCTGCGGGCGTTTGTTTAATCCGAATGGCTGGGAAGGCGGTTGTTAAACCTAAATTCCGAAATTTACTGAGTAACGGATCGATTGGTTCGTCATCTCCACCGCCTGACTCAAAAATGCCTACCGCTTGTTTTTCATTAGCAGAACCTAAGATCGTACTGAGAGCACCTTGAAGCTGACTGACATCTGAAGCTGGGGGCATTCCAACGGCAATTCCCGCACAGCGACTCACAAGCTCTCGCAATTCTACCAAGTCACCAACAGAGCGTAGATCTACCAGTTCCACCGCAACGCCTGTTTTTGTAATCCCTAAAGCTATTGCTTGAGCCAGACGATAACTGTAACCGTAATCGGATATGTAAAAGACCCCAACTGTTGTTTCTGCTTTAGTTTGTGTTTGGCTCCAATTACGGTAGCGTCCGGTTAATTCTTCAACATTATGATATAATAAGGGACCGTGACCCGTGGCAATTAAATTAATCTTTTCCAGTTCAGCCATGCGCTTGAGAGCAGATAAGACCGAACGGGCGTTAGGAGCCATTAAGCACTCGTAGTAATATTCAAAATCAGCTTCAATCGCTTTTAGATCTTCGTCATAAGTACTGTCCGAGCAGTAGTGCAATCCAAAAGCATCGCAAGTGAAGAGAGTTTGGGTTTTGCGGTCAAATGTAAAGATGGTGTCGGGCCAGTGTAAATTGGGTGCAATCACAAATTCTAGTTCGTGTCCGTTGCCCAAATCCAAGCGATCGCCATTTTTCACAATTTGCCGTTTGAAAGGCTGATGCACCAAATTTTCGAGAAATTGAATAGCAACTTTAGAACCAACAACCGTAATATTTGGAGCTAGTTGTAAAACATCTTTAACTAAACCACTGTGGTCTGGCTCGGTATGACTGATAATTAAATAACTGATATCGGTGGGATTGACCAAACCCTTGAGGGTATCTAAAAACAGTTGGCGAAACTTTTCGTGAGAAGTATCTACCAACGCTGTTTGCTCGCCGCGTATGAGGAATGAGTTGTAGGTAGTTCCATTTTGCAGCCCGAACTCAATATCAAAGCGGTCTCTATCCCAATCCAGAGAGCGAATTGCTGTTGTGTCGGAAGCAATATCGACAACCTGCATGGTTAGCCTTTTGTTAGTTTTTTCAGTGAGTGCTACCATATATCCCCTCCTAAGAGAATGAGTATTTATTACTCTTTTTCTATTGTGACACGAGTTTTTTGTAACGTTTTATTAAAAATTCTATAATTTGGTTAAAAAAACTCTAAGGAAAGGGTCGGGGGTTAGCGAAAGATAGGAAATAGGTAATTTCCAGGCTGTGTTTTCACACAACTCGTTTAGTCTCGTAATTTTTAGATCTCCCCCAACCCCCAACCCCTCACCCCCAATTCGGTCAAAAAAACAGAATGACAGACAGTACTTTGTGGCTAGGATTGACGATCGGAAATTCCCGACTGCATTGGGCGTGGTTGAAAGGCAAATCGCGCATTTGTGCTTGGGACACAGAACATTTGCCACAAAAAGTTATACATCAACTATCTAACTGTAAAACATTAGAGGACTTCATTACCCATTTTCCCACCTCCCCCTCCTCCCCTCCCCCTCTCTCCCCCTCCTACCCTCCCCCCCTTCTCCTAGCTTCCGTGGTTCCGAGTCAAACACAACTGTGGGAATCTTACCCAAATGTTCGCGTCATCACCTTAGACCACATCCCCTTACAAGGTCTTTATCCTACATTAGGAGTCGATCGCGCCTTAGCTTTGTGGGGTGCGGGCGAGAAATGGGGTTTTCCCATGTTAGCGATCGATGCGGGAACTGCACTGACTTTTACAGGTGCAGATGCTAACAAATGTTTAGTTGGCGGTGCTATTCTTCCTGGGTTGGGTCTGCAGCTTGCAACTCTTGCTCAAAAAACCGGACAATTGCCAGTGGTTGAACTACAAAAGCATCTTCCACAAAGGTTTGCTTTAAAAACCGAAGAAGCCATACAAAGTGGAGTTGTCTACACTCTGGTTGCTGGAATCAAAGACTTTGTTGAGGCGTGGTGGCGGGATTATCCTGAAGGGAAGATTGCAATTACAGGAGGCGATCGCACTTTGTTAGTCAATTATTTGCAAGCACGATTTCCTGCGATCGCAGCACGTTTCTACGTGGAACAGAATTTGATTTTTTGGGGAATGCAAGCACTACTGACTGGAATGTATGAGTAAACGACGAGTATAGAAAGTTCTTAGAGGTTGTTTGAGAAGTAGTTATCTGTGATTTTAGGCACTCAGTGCTCCCCCTGCCCCCCTTAAACAAAGCTGCGGTGGTGTACACAAGTCTCCTAAAATGCCTTCTAGCAGTTTCGATCCCCCCTAGCCCCCCTTAAAAAGGGGGGAAAATACTCTTAATGATATGACTTGTTACTGGTCAGTGCTGACTGTTAATTTGATAAAGTCACGGATATCTCCAGCAACAACTCCTGCACAAGACTCAGGTAGATCGTTAGCACCATGGGCGATCGCCTTCAACTCTGCTTGAGGAAGGTACTGAGCACAGGCTCGACTCATGTCTAGAAATTCTTTCGAGTCTTTTCCACCTTCTAAAATTAAAACAGGAGCAAGTATTGAGGACAATTGTTCTTGCAACAACTCTGCTTTAATTTCTGGTTCCTGACGCTCGAAGAGTAATTCACAGGCTGTAGGATAATTGAGCATTGCCTGACGTAACTTCCAATCTCGTTCAATTTGATCGTCCCAGCCAAAAATTTTAGTAATTGGGCGGAGGACTCTCAAGATTTGAAATAATGTGAGTGGAAACTTAATAATACGCCGCATCAGTTGCAAACGCTTTTTTTGCCCTTCAATTGCGATACCTTCTGGTGATATCAACACCAAACCACAAACTTGTTCTGGATACTTCAAACTATAACTAGCAGCAATCCAACTTCCGAGGGAATGCCCTACCAAGTATACCCTTTCTAGCTTTAACGCTTGCAAAAATTCTGCCAGACATTCAACGTGTAAATCTATCGAATGATGGATGTTTGGACGTTCGGATTCACCGAAGCCAAATAGATCTGGTGCAAAGCAATGGAAATGTGATGAAAGCAATTCCATTAAGGAAACCCATTGGCTGCTATCGTTCCACGAACCGTGTAAGAAAACAACAGGAATTCCTGTACCAATTTCGCGCCAAAACAAAAGCCCTTGAGAGAGCTTTCTTCGGGAGTTACGGAATAGAGAATCCATATTAGCTATTTCATATAGTCATTCACACTAGTGGAAATTATGAATGATGAATGATGAATGATGAAAAAATAATTCATAATTCATAATTTATAATTCATCATTCTCAAGCCAGTGTCGTCAAACCATTTAAATAGTCTTGCAATTGGCGACTGTGATCGTGAGACATTTTTCCAGGCGGTAGGGAATCGGTTGGAAAAGCTTGGATTTCCATAACTTCCAATGTATCTTGGATCGCCATGTCTCCCCGAACATCGGCTTCCACAACAATACAAATCGAATGGATTCTGGGGTCACGGTCTGGTGCGGAGTATACACCAACCAAACGCCGAATTTTCACTAATTCCAATCCGGTTTCTTCCATCAATTCCCGTTCTACTGCACTCGGAACATCTTCGCCCCAATCCACCATACCTCCAGGCAATGCCCACAGACCATTGTCTCGTCGCCGAATTAAAACAATTCGACCATCGGGTAAGATTGGAATTATACTTGTCCCTGGAACTGGATGGCGGAAGATGATGCCAAGAACAGTTTGTCCAAATCGCCATAAACTACGTGTGGACTGAACAGCCGCATCCATAAAAGCAAAATTGTTCAATTTTCAAATTTTGTCTTGCAGTGTAGAGAACCTTACCACACAACATTTTCTCAACAAAAATGTTGAGTTGCACCTTATACAATCATAGTTGTGGTTTGGAGCCATATCTTAAAGATTATCTCAGAAAATACTGATTCGACCACTGCACCACACTGAAAATGACTGCTTTACAAATTTCATAGTTCATCCTTGAGTTGACAGAAACTCTATACTAAGTTAGTATAGATTGCTGTTTAAAATATAGAAGTCGCCAATCTAGGTGAGAAAAACAAGTAAGCTCAACAGCAGATACTGCCTACATCAACCCTAGAAGCGAATTTTTGTTGTTTATTTAATGAGGTGAACATGGCTAAGCGCCGCAATCCGAAAAAAGAAAAGGCGCTACGGAACCAGGCGTATGCCCGAAAGTTTCGTAAACGGACTACAACAGGACGGATGGGCAATAGAAGATTCCAGCAAAGACCGCCGAAGAGTGAAGAGGATGAGGGCGCAGCAGCTATTGACGCTGAGTAGAAACGCTGCTCAAAATATTTGCTCTATGTTTGCTCTCTAAGTTACGGCGGGCGTACAAATGTACGCCCATAATTATTGCTAGCAATTTGGGAATGGGGGATTAAAATAATTTCCCACTCCCTTTTTCCCTAGCGATCGCTATTGGGAGTTTGACTGCGGGCGGCTTTTAGCGCTTGTCTCACTTGTTCAAATCCCGTACCACCATAGCTGTTACGAGCAGCAACGACTTGACGCGGTGATATTGCATCGTAAATATCTGCGTCAAAAGCTGGGTGAAGTTCTTTCCACTCCTCTAAACGTAAATCTTTAAGAAGTTTACCAGCAGCAATACTGGTTTTCACAACTTTGCCTACAAGGTTATAGGCTTCCCGGAAAGGTACACCTCGGGCTGCTAAATAATCTGCTACATCAGTAGCATTGGAAAAGTCTTCTGTTACTGCTTCTGCCAAGCGCTGGGTACGGAATTCCAACCCTTCCCGAAGTAAAATTGTCATTGCCTCAAGACAGGCTGTGACTGTATTAACACTATCAAATAAAGCTTCTTTATCTTCTTGCAAGTCTTTGTTGTATGCCAGGGGTAATCCCTTCATTATGACCAACATTGCTTGTAGATGACCAAAGACTCTCCCAGTTTTACCCCGAACCAACTCTGGTACGTCGGGGTTTTTCTTTTGAGGCATAATGCTCGAACCAGTAGCACAACTATCTTTGAGGGTGACAAAGCTAAATTCCTCAGACGCCCATAAAATGACTTCTTCTGAAAGACGGCTGAGGTGAACCATAATTATACTAGCTGCGCTGAGAAATTCAATGGCAAAATCGCGATCGCTAACTCCATCAAGACTGTTAGCATAAATGCCATCAAACTTCAACAAATTAGCAGTGTACTGGCGGTCTATAGGAAAAGTCGTTCCCGCTAGAGCACCGCAACCCAACGGTGAAACATTCACTCGACGAGACACATCTTTAAGACGTTCGCGATCGCGCTGCGCCATATGAAAGTACGCCAGTAAGTGATGGGCTAGACTCAGGGGCTGAGCGCGTTGTAGGTGAGTATAACCTGGAATCAGTGTTTCAATATGTTGTTCGGCAATATCTAACAGCACATTTTGAAATTCGCACAATTGGTCGCTGATTTGCTGAATTCGATCGCGAAGATAAAGCCTAGTGTCAGTCCCCACCTGATCGTTTCGGGAACGGGCAGTGTGTAATTTTTTACCCAAATCGCCCACCATTTCCACAAGACGACGCTCAACGGCAAAATGGACATCTTCTGCTTCAATCCCAGGGTTAAAGTTACCTTGTTGATATTCCTCGTGAATCTTGTCTAGAGCTTTGACAAGTTGCTCGCCTTCGTCTCGAGAAAGAATGCCAGTATGAGCAAGCATTTGTGCATGAGCTTTAGAGCCCATCAAGTCATACTCTAAAAGCTGAATATCAAAATTAATACTGGCATTAAATCGAGCGATTGCAGGATGCAACGCCGATTCAAACCGTTGACTCCAAGTGTTTTGTGCAGCCATATGCTCTGTTGGGAATGGTTGGTTGTTAGCCGTTCGGTGTTAGTTGTATTTTTGCACCACTCACGACTAACCACTAACCACTAACAAACTAGTTTTAACCGTAACTCGTTAAATTCCGAATCATATAACCAAGAGCCAATCCAATCAAGAGTGCCCAAGCTTGACCTGTCTGCACAAAGTGTGTAAACGCTTTTTGCATCTGACCGAGAATGTTGGGGTCAGTTACAGTTTGCGCCAGTACCGTCCAGTCTAAAGACGACCACCAGACGAAATGAGATATTGAATCAGTAAATATGTCCATATAAAAGATAAAGGATAAAGAAAAAGATGAAGGATAAAATTTTATCCTCGATACTTCCCGGTGATACCGCAATAAGTAGAAATTGTCTAGTGGTAAAATAATGCTCTGTATCTGAAGTGATGGCTCCCCAACGCAGTCCTAATGAAAATTTTCACCTTCAACATGAAAATCGCTTCCACTCCTTCTTTTTAAGGCACGCCGGGAAAGACATCCACCATCTTAATTTTGATGTCCGCAGATTCCTTCACAAACTTCACCTTAAAGTCGGGAAAGATTTCAACAACTTGCCACTTGCCACAATCTTGAGGAAATACCGTCACGTTTTGAACGTGTAAGTCTGGAAAGTCCTTAACTTTTTGTACGGTAATATCCGGGAAATCCTTGACAATTTGTACTTTGCCGTAAAGCTTAATACCTTTATAAGTACAGCTTGCATCAATTTTACTTTCAGCAGTGACGGTGTCGTTAGTTGATATAAAAATTGTTAATAGAAAGCTTAAGGCAAATGCAGCCAGTACAATCCAACGTTTCATGTTGAACCTCAGAATTGGTTTGCCTACCGTCATAACCTCATGACTCGGTTGATGCCAACCGCAATTTTGCGGCTGTCCGCAGAATTTGTCCCGCCAACACTGCTGCACCAAATCCATTGTCAATATTGACAACCCCTACACCCGCAGCACAAGAGTTTAACATTGTCAATAGCGGTGCTAATCCTCCAAAACTGGCTCCATAGCCGATGCTAGTAGGGACAGCAATTACGGGACAATCTGCTAAACCTGCAACTACGCTGGGTAAAGCCCCTTCCATTCCCGCCACAACCACCAAAACTGATGCTGATTCAATAACATGACGGTTGTTTAGCAAGCGGTGAATTCCAGCAACTCCCACATCCCAAAGACGCTGCACTTGAAAACCGGACAGTTCGGCGGTGACAGCTGCTTCTTCAGCGACTGGTAAATCCGCAGTACCAGCAGAAAGAATGCCAATGATACCAGGATCTTGCGGTTCAATGCTGTCCGGAGCGATAGCACAAATTCGGGCTAATTCGTAGTAGCGCAAACCCCTAACTTTAGATTGCAATACAGCATAAAGGGCTGGATCTATACGGGTAGCCATCACCACTGGATTGCGCTGGCGCATGATATTCATAATTTGAGCAATCTGTTCGGGAGTTTTCCCCGGTCCCCAGATAACTTCAGGAAAACCCGTTCTTAAGGCGCGGTGATGGTCTATTTTGGCAAACTCGCCTACAGGTTCATAAGATAAGTTTTTGAGCGTTTCTAGAGCAGCATCTGGGGTAACGTTACCTTGAGCGACAGATTCTAAGAGCGATCGTAATGATTTATTGTTTGTCATTAGTTAATTGTTGGTTGTTAGTTGTTATACCAATTTTCTATGAAGATGCCTGCAATTAGCCTGCGAAGCGCCCTCTTTGTTTGTATAGTCCCACATTTGTAATGTGAGGAAATTTTAAGCACAATTTCATATAGAATTGGTATTAATTGTTAGTTGTTAGTTATTAGTTGTGAGTGGTTAATTATTCTACTAACCACTAAACAATAACCTCTATAGCAATTCGTATGGGAGTTACAAACACTTCTGTCTTGTCTTCCTTGTCTCCCTCATCTCCCCCCTCTCTCTCGTCTCCCTCGTTTAGCTCTCAAGTAATATTGCTATATCTATTTTTCTACCTTAAGTTCATATTTATTCCACATTGTTCCTGCTTGGGAACCAACTGCAGAGTATTTAATGTTTTGAATGCGGTTTCGCACTGCTGACAAAGACAAAGGATTGATTAGATAAATAAATGGTAAATATTCTTGGGTTAGACGTTGGGTTTGAAAGTAAATTTCTTTGCGTTTTTCTTCATCTAACTCTTGGGCTCCTTGTTTATACAATCGACCGATTTCTGCTTCCCAATCTTCTACTTTCCAACCAATGAGAGGTTCCTTTCCTGCTTGTGGTTTTTGATTGAAGGTATGCAACCCCCCGTCAGTTAACCAAACGTTAGACGCATCATTAGGTTCAAATCCTCCACTCACAAAACCCAGTAGATAGCATTCCCAATCGAGTGAATCGGACAGTTTCGCTACAAGCGTGTTGAAAGAAATTGCGTTAAAATCTACTTGAATTCCAATTTGACTCAAATCGTATTTAATTTGCGCTCCCATTGCTACGCGAGTTTTATTTTCAGCATTTGTTATTAATGAGAAACGCACCCGATTTCCTTCTGCATCTAATAACTGGTTTTTAGCGTTATATCGAAAACCCGCTTTTAATAGCAAGTCTTGAGCTTTTTTGGGATTGTAATCATAAACTTTTAAGCCTTTTTCTGGAGGAAGATAGTAAGGGCTTTGTACCTCTATCGGCGAATTTTGTACGACACCAATTCCTCGAAAAATATTATTGAGCAATGCTTCTCTGTTGATAGCACGGGCAATGGCTTGTCTAAACGCTAAAGTATTAAACCAACGAGATTTAATCGGATCGACGACAGGTTGTCCGTTTTTACGTTGACCGCGATTGAGGTTAAAGGATATAAAATTTTGAGATAATTTCGATCCCCCATTGTAGATTGTGAATTGTCCTCGTTTCTCTTCCCGCTTGAGTAAAGAAAAATTTTCTGGGGACACTTCTACTATATCTAAGCCTCCAGAACGAAATTGAAGGATTATTGAATCTGTAGATTCAATAATCTGCCAAACAATCCGGTCAACATAAGGTAGTTGGTTACCTTGAGTATCTTTACGCCAGTAATAAGGATTGCGCTCGAAGATAACTCGTTGGCTTGGTACATAGCTTTTTATTTTGTAAGGACCGCTCACAATTATTTGACTCGGGTCTGTACCCGTTCCCCAAATTGATAGAAATTGTGGATTTCCATTAACATCTAGAGTTTTTAAGGATTCAGCTAAAGCATGTTTTGGCATAATACCAATTGAGTTTGTAGAGCCGCCCGTGGTAGTATACAGAAAAGGAGCGAAAGACTCGGGAAGAGTAAATTCAACTTTGCGATCGCTCATTTTCCTTATTTTAGGAAAAATACCGCTTGAACCTATTTTCAAACTATCTTTCCAATCTGTAGGAATTTTAGGATTAAAAATTATATCTTGATAAGTAAAGAGAACATCATCTGCAGTTAGGGGCTCGCCATCTGACCATTTCAGACCCTCACGCAGGGTAAAAACTATTTGCTTTTTATCATCAGAAATTTCCCAAGATTCTGCTAAATCTGGTTCTATTTCCCCAGTCTCGCCATTAAGAGTTGTTAGCCCTAAAGTCGTAAACAAAAAGACATGAGGATAGGAATTATTAAAGGAGTAATTAAAAGTTTGAGGATCGCCAATAGTACTAGTCACCCATTGAGATACATTTCGTACTGCTGCAGTTTTTAGGTTGGTGGGATTGCAACTTGTAAAAATTAACTGACAAACCAACCCTAAAATTAATATTGGAACAACAGAAAGCCAACGGCGATGACGGGGGAAGAGAAAAAACATCATGGGAGGAAAATTTTAATCTTTTCGCATGATACAGCCTAAGGGAATGGGGAATGGAGAATAGGGAATGGGAATTGATGATTCTCCCTTGTCCCCCTTGTCTCCCTTGTCCCTCTTGTCCCCACTCCCTAACCCCTATTCCCTTCAGCGACTTTCATCTCGTAAAGATTCCAGATGTAACCTCTAGGGGAAGGAAAAGCAGCAGAGTACTTAACACCTTGAACGGTATTGCGTACAGCCACTAAAGCCAAGGAATTCCATAAGTGAACGATCGGTACATATTCTTGCGCGAGACGCTGTACCTCGTCATAAATCGCTTTGCGCTTTGTTTCATCAAACTCTCTTGCTCCTGCAATGAAGAGTGCTTCAATTTTTTTCTCCCAATCAGAGGCTTCCCAACCCTCTAGAGGGGGCTGTCCTTTTGCAGGTTTTTGATTGAAAACGTGGAAACTACCCTCTACAGTCCATACGTTATAACCATCATGTGGCTCAATGTTTCCACTCATACCTCCCAAATAAGTTTCCCAATCAAGAGTGTTGGTGATTTTGTCTCCCAAAACGCTGAAATCAACGTATTGTAGATCTACTGTCATTCCTATCTTGCTCAAATCTTGCTTGATTTTGGGAGGAACTGAGGGTCGGTTACTAGCAGGCGCTAACATTGTAAAGCGCACTCGATTTCCATCCGAATCGAGTAACTGACCTTTGTTATCGTATTTAAATCCCGCACCTAGTAAAACTTCTTTGGCTTTGTCTACATTATAGTTATAGGCTTTAAGACCTTGTTTGGCAGACAAGTAGTAGGGGCTCGGGGCAAAAAATGGCGAGTCTTGGGGTTCGCC
It encodes the following:
- a CDS encoding ABC transporter substrate-binding protein; this translates as MMFFLFPRHRRWLSVVPILILGLVCQLIFTSCNPTNLKTAAVRNVSQWVTSTIGDPQTFNYSFNNSYPHVFLFTTLGLTTLNGETGEIEPDLAESWEISDDKKQIVFTLREGLKWSDGEPLTADDVLFTYQDIIFNPKIPTDWKDSLKIGSSGIFPKIRKMSDRKVEFTLPESFAPFLYTTTGGSTNSIGIMPKHALAESLKTLDVNGNPQFLSIWGTGTDPSQIIVSGPYKIKSYVPSQRVIFERNPYYWRKDTQGNQLPYVDRIVWQIIESTDSIILQFRSGGLDIVEVSPENFSLLKREEKRGQFTIYNGGSKLSQNFISFNLNRGQRKNGQPVVDPIKSRWFNTLAFRQAIARAINREALLNNIFRGIGVVQNSPIEVQSPYYLPPEKGLKVYDYNPKKAQDLLLKAGFRYNAKNQLLDAEGNRVRFSLITNAENKTRVAMGAQIKYDLSQIGIQVDFNAISFNTLVAKLSDSLDWECYLLGFVSGGFEPNDASNVWLTDGGLHTFNQKPQAGKEPLIGWKVEDWEAEIGRLYKQGAQELDEEKRKEIYFQTQRLTQEYLPFIYLINPLSLSAVRNRIQNIKYSAVGSQAGTMWNKYELKVEK